In the Loxodonta africana isolate mLoxAfr1 chromosome 1, mLoxAfr1.hap2, whole genome shotgun sequence genome, one interval contains:
- the TMEM41A gene encoding transmembrane protein 41A isoform X2 — protein MRPLLGLLLVFAGCTSALYLLSTRLPRGPRVGTADETGGRSLWFPSDLAELRELSETLREYRKEHQAYVFLLFGSAYLYKQAFAIPGSSFLNVLAGALFGPWLGLLLCCVLTSVGATCCYLLSGIFGKQLVVSYFPEKVALLQRKVEENRNSLFFFLLFLRLFPMTPNWFLNLSAPILNIPIVQFFFSVLLGLIPYNFICVQTGSILSTLTSLDALFSWETVLKLLAIALVALVPGTLIKTFSQKHLHLNEASTADYLNCKKDT, from the exons ATGCGGCCCCTGCTTGGCCTCCTCCTGGTCTTCGCCGGCTGCACCTCCGCCCTGTACTTGTTGTCGACGCGACTGCCCCGCGGGCCGAGAGTGGGCACGGCGGACGAGACAGGCGGCAG GTCGCTGTGGTTCCCCTCAGACCTGGCGGAGCTGCGGGAGCTCTCCGAGACCCTTCGAGAGTACCGGAAGGAGCACCAGGCCTACGTGTTTCTGCTCTTCGGCAGCGCCTACCTCTACAAGCAGGCCTTTGCCATCCCTGGCTCCAGCTTCCTG AATGTTTTAGCTGGTGCCTTGTTTGGGCCGTGGCTGGGCCTTCTGCTGTGCTGTGTGTTGACCTCGGTGGGCGCCACGTGTTGTTACCTGCTCTCCGGCATTTTTGGCAAACAGCTGGTGGTCTCCTACTTCCCTGAGAAAGTGGCCCTGCTGCAGAGGAAG GTGGAGGAGAACAGAAacagtttgtttttcttcttactGTTTTTGAGACTTTTCCCCATGACACCGAACTGGTTCTTGAATCTGTCGGCCCCGATTCTGAACATCCCCATTGTACAGTTCTTCTTCTCTGTTCTTCTCG GGTTGATCCCCTACAACTTCATCTGTGTGCAGACAGGCTCCATCCTGTCAACGCTTACCTCACTGGATGCCCTGTTCTCCTGGGAAACTGTCCTTAAGCTGCTGGCCATTGCCCTGGTGGCCTTAGTTCCTGGGACCCTTATTAAAACATTTAGCCAGAAACACCTGCATTTGAATGAAGCAAGCACTGCTGATTATCTGAATTGTAAAAAAGACACGTGA
- the TMEM41A gene encoding transmembrane protein 41A isoform X1 codes for MRPLLGLLLVFAGCTSALYLLSTRLPRGPRVGTADETGGRFVAGRRGLRKGARSLWFPSDLAELRELSETLREYRKEHQAYVFLLFGSAYLYKQAFAIPGSSFLNVLAGALFGPWLGLLLCCVLTSVGATCCYLLSGIFGKQLVVSYFPEKVALLQRKVEENRNSLFFFLLFLRLFPMTPNWFLNLSAPILNIPIVQFFFSVLLGLIPYNFICVQTGSILSTLTSLDALFSWETVLKLLAIALVALVPGTLIKTFSQKHLHLNEASTADYLNCKKDT; via the exons ATGCGGCCCCTGCTTGGCCTCCTCCTGGTCTTCGCCGGCTGCACCTCCGCCCTGTACTTGTTGTCGACGCGACTGCCCCGCGGGCCGAGAGTGGGCACGGCGGACGAGACAGGCGGCAGGTTCGTGGCCGGGCGGCGAGGTCTCAGGAAGGGAGCCAG GTCGCTGTGGTTCCCCTCAGACCTGGCGGAGCTGCGGGAGCTCTCCGAGACCCTTCGAGAGTACCGGAAGGAGCACCAGGCCTACGTGTTTCTGCTCTTCGGCAGCGCCTACCTCTACAAGCAGGCCTTTGCCATCCCTGGCTCCAGCTTCCTG AATGTTTTAGCTGGTGCCTTGTTTGGGCCGTGGCTGGGCCTTCTGCTGTGCTGTGTGTTGACCTCGGTGGGCGCCACGTGTTGTTACCTGCTCTCCGGCATTTTTGGCAAACAGCTGGTGGTCTCCTACTTCCCTGAGAAAGTGGCCCTGCTGCAGAGGAAG GTGGAGGAGAACAGAAacagtttgtttttcttcttactGTTTTTGAGACTTTTCCCCATGACACCGAACTGGTTCTTGAATCTGTCGGCCCCGATTCTGAACATCCCCATTGTACAGTTCTTCTTCTCTGTTCTTCTCG GGTTGATCCCCTACAACTTCATCTGTGTGCAGACAGGCTCCATCCTGTCAACGCTTACCTCACTGGATGCCCTGTTCTCCTGGGAAACTGTCCTTAAGCTGCTGGCCATTGCCCTGGTGGCCTTAGTTCCTGGGACCCTTATTAAAACATTTAGCCAGAAACACCTGCATTTGAATGAAGCAAGCACTGCTGATTATCTGAATTGTAAAAAAGACACGTGA